From Methylopila sp. M107, a single genomic window includes:
- a CDS encoding BMP family ABC transporter substrate-binding protein: protein MTRRLAGIGLVAALAAFTAPIPSARADEPLKIAFVYVGPIGDHGWSYQHEVGRKAVEKEFGDKVKTTYVENVSEGPDAERVIAQLAQAGNKLIFTTSFGFMNPTVKVASRFPGVKFEHATGFKTAKNLSIYNARFYEGRYIIGQIAAKMSKTGTIGYIASFPIPEVVMGINAAYLGAKSVNPNIKIKTIWVSSWFDPGKEADAAKALTDQGADVLMQHTDSPAAMKLAEERGIYAFGQASDMATFGPKAQLTSIVDDWNYYYVDRVKAVMDGSWATKDTWDGLKQKMVELAPYGAAVPEDVRKLADETKAKIISGEFHPFTGPLAKQDGTPWLKDGEKAPDKDLLSMNFFVQGVEGSLPK from the coding sequence GTGACACGGAGACTTGCGGGGATCGGCCTCGTCGCGGCGCTGGCGGCGTTCACGGCGCCGATCCCGTCGGCGCGCGCCGACGAGCCGCTGAAGATCGCCTTCGTCTATGTCGGACCGATCGGCGACCATGGCTGGTCCTACCAGCACGAGGTCGGCCGCAAGGCGGTCGAGAAGGAGTTCGGCGACAAGGTGAAGACCACCTATGTCGAGAACGTCTCCGAAGGCCCCGACGCCGAGCGCGTCATCGCGCAGCTGGCGCAGGCCGGCAACAAGCTGATCTTCACCACCTCGTTCGGCTTCATGAACCCGACCGTGAAGGTGGCGAGCCGGTTTCCGGGCGTGAAGTTCGAGCACGCGACCGGCTTCAAGACCGCGAAGAACCTCTCGATCTACAACGCCCGCTTCTATGAGGGCCGCTACATTATCGGCCAGATCGCGGCCAAGATGAGCAAGACCGGCACGATCGGCTACATCGCCTCGTTCCCCATTCCCGAAGTCGTGATGGGCATCAACGCCGCCTATCTCGGCGCGAAGTCCGTCAACCCGAACATCAAGATCAAGACCATCTGGGTGTCGAGCTGGTTCGACCCCGGCAAGGAGGCCGACGCCGCCAAGGCCCTGACCGACCAGGGCGCCGACGTGCTGATGCAGCACACGGACTCGCCGGCCGCGATGAAGCTCGCGGAAGAGCGCGGCATCTACGCGTTTGGCCAGGCCTCCGACATGGCGACCTTCGGTCCCAAGGCGCAGCTGACCTCGATCGTCGACGACTGGAACTACTACTACGTCGACCGCGTGAAGGCCGTGATGGACGGCAGCTGGGCCACCAAGGACACCTGGGACGGCCTGAAGCAGAAGATGGTCGAGCTCGCGCCTTACGGGGCTGCGGTGCCGGAGGATGTCAGGAAGCTCGCCGACGAGACCAAGGCGAAGATCATCTCGGGCGAGTTCCACCCGTTCACCGGACCGCTCGCGAAGCAGGACGGCACGCCCTGGCTGAAGGACGGCGAAAAGGCCCCGGACAAGGACCTGCTGTCGATGAACTTCTTCGTCCAGGGCGTCGAAGGCTCGCTGCCGAAGTAG
- the guaD gene encoding guanine deaminase → MTVSAPFAIRGRTLAFKADPFRVPVEDAVSANDDGAVVVRDGKIVEVGPAHEVLAHHPGVAVEAYGPDALIMAGFVDSHAHYPQLEIIGSYGEQLLEWLETYTFPTETKYADFQYARAGAETYLDLALSNGITSASVFSATYPASVDALFEGALARGMRIVTGKNLMDRNCPVALRDTAVGGYEQSEALIAKWHGKGRLTYAVTPRFAVTSTPEQLESAGALWRAHPTTLMQTHMSENHAEIRWVRELYPEAPDYLGAYEAFGLIGEGANFGHCIHLTEREIARLKETGSAISHCPTSNAFIGSGLFDMQGLRDCDDPIRVGLATDIGGGSSLSMFDTMKAAYEIAQLRGYSLHPIKAFWLATVGSAGALRMDGKVGNLAAGYEADIVVLDLHSTPIVRRRMREADSLSEALFIQMILADDRAVRATYVAGRKLHDRDQTHVDR, encoded by the coding sequence ATGACCGTCTCCGCCCCCTTCGCGATCCGCGGTCGGACGTTGGCCTTCAAGGCCGACCCGTTTCGCGTCCCCGTCGAGGACGCCGTGTCGGCGAACGACGACGGCGCCGTGGTGGTGCGGGACGGAAAAATCGTCGAGGTCGGGCCGGCGCACGAGGTGCTGGCGCATCATCCAGGCGTCGCGGTCGAGGCCTATGGGCCGGACGCGTTGATCATGGCGGGCTTCGTCGACAGCCACGCACACTACCCGCAGCTCGAAATCATCGGCTCCTATGGCGAGCAGCTGCTCGAATGGCTCGAGACCTACACGTTCCCGACCGAGACGAAGTACGCCGACTTCCAGTACGCCCGCGCCGGGGCCGAGACCTATCTCGACCTTGCGCTGTCGAACGGGATCACCTCGGCCTCGGTGTTCTCCGCCACCTATCCGGCCTCCGTCGACGCGCTGTTCGAGGGCGCGCTGGCGCGCGGCATGCGGATCGTCACGGGCAAGAACCTGATGGACCGCAACTGCCCGGTCGCGCTGCGCGATACGGCGGTTGGCGGCTACGAGCAGTCCGAGGCGTTGATCGCCAAGTGGCACGGGAAAGGGCGCCTGACCTATGCGGTCACGCCGCGCTTCGCCGTCACCTCGACGCCCGAGCAGCTCGAGTCCGCCGGCGCGCTCTGGCGCGCGCATCCGACGACGCTGATGCAGACCCATATGTCGGAGAACCACGCCGAGATCCGGTGGGTCCGCGAGCTTTACCCCGAAGCGCCAGACTATCTCGGCGCCTATGAGGCGTTCGGGCTGATCGGGGAGGGGGCGAATTTCGGCCACTGCATCCACCTGACCGAGCGCGAGATCGCGCGGCTGAAGGAGACGGGCTCGGCGATCTCGCACTGCCCGACCTCGAACGCCTTCATCGGCTCGGGACTGTTCGACATGCAGGGCCTGCGCGATTGCGACGACCCGATCCGCGTCGGGCTCGCGACCGACATCGGCGGCGGCTCCTCGCTCTCGATGTTCGACACGATGAAGGCGGCCTACGAGATCGCGCAGCTGCGCGGCTATTCGCTCCATCCGATCAAGGCGTTTTGGCTCGCCACCGTGGGCAGCGCCGGAGCGCTGCGCATGGACGGCAAGGTCGGCAATCTCGCGGCCGGCTACGAGGCGGACATCGTGGTGCTCGATCTGCACTCGACCCCGATCGTCCGGCGCCGGATGCGGGAGGCGGACAGCCTGTCCGAGGCGCTGTTCATCCAGATGATTCTCGCCGACGACCGCGCCGTTCGCGCGACCTATGTGGCGGGCCGGAAATTGCATGACCGGGACCAGACCCATGTGGACCGCTAG
- a CDS encoding urate hydroxylase PuuD: MDAIFWEWLSFFVRWTHVMAGIAWIGSSFYFVHLDQSLKQRPSLPDKAYGDEWQVHGGGFYHMVKYLVAPPQLPEHVTWFKWEAYATWLSGAALLVIVYYLGARLYLIDPGVMDIHPITAVAYSLGGIFLGWFIYNEMCESDLAKSDLRLALSAFAMIVAFALIYSFVFSGRGAFMQVGVIMGTIMAANVFFVIIPNQRKVVASLKAGEAPDPTLGQKGKQRSLHNNYLTLPVVFVMIGNHYPLAFATRFSWLILALVIVMGVSIRHFYNTRHRGLPSPWWTWGITAACGLAIMWLSSMGPAPVRAAVAEIERTELAEAAEGVVQTRCSMCHAEKPLWPGVGAAPKGVKLETLEELAQHGGGVRVAAILTHSMPPGNITEITPDERETLDRWLTGAR; this comes from the coding sequence GTGGACGCCATCTTCTGGGAGTGGCTCAGCTTCTTCGTGCGATGGACGCACGTGATGGCCGGGATCGCGTGGATCGGCTCGTCATTCTACTTCGTCCACCTCGACCAGAGCCTGAAGCAGCGGCCGAGCCTGCCTGACAAGGCCTATGGCGACGAGTGGCAGGTCCATGGCGGCGGCTTCTACCACATGGTCAAATATCTGGTGGCGCCGCCGCAGCTGCCCGAGCACGTCACCTGGTTCAAATGGGAGGCCTACGCCACCTGGCTGTCGGGCGCAGCGCTGCTCGTCATCGTCTATTATCTCGGCGCCCGGCTCTACCTGATCGATCCGGGCGTGATGGACATCCATCCGATCACCGCGGTCGCCTACAGCCTCGGGGGAATCTTCCTCGGCTGGTTCATCTACAACGAGATGTGCGAGTCCGATCTCGCGAAGAGCGACCTCAGGCTGGCGCTCTCCGCCTTCGCCATGATCGTCGCCTTCGCGCTGATCTATTCCTTCGTGTTCTCGGGCCGCGGGGCCTTCATGCAGGTCGGCGTGATCATGGGCACGATCATGGCTGCGAACGTGTTCTTCGTGATCATCCCGAACCAGCGCAAGGTCGTGGCGTCGCTGAAGGCCGGCGAGGCGCCGGACCCGACGCTCGGGCAAAAGGGCAAGCAGCGCTCGCTGCACAACAACTATCTGACATTGCCCGTCGTATTCGTGATGATCGGCAACCATTACCCGCTCGCCTTCGCGACGCGGTTCTCGTGGCTCATCCTCGCGCTCGTGATCGTGATGGGCGTCTCGATCCGGCACTTCTACAACACGCGGCACCGCGGCCTGCCGTCGCCCTGGTGGACATGGGGGATCACGGCGGCCTGCGGCCTCGCCATCATGTGGCTGTCGAGCATGGGTCCGGCGCCCGTGCGCGCCGCCGTCGCCGAGATCGAGCGGACGGAACTGGCCGAGGCCGCGGAAGGCGTGGTCCAGACCCGCTGCAGCATGTGCCACGCCGAAAAACCGCTGTGGCCGGGGGTCGGCGCCGCGCCCAAGGGCGTGAAGCTCGAAACGCTGGAGGAACTGGCGCAACACGGCGGCGGCGTGCGCGTCGCGGCGATCCTCACCCACTCCATGCCGCCCGGCAACATCACCGAAATCACGCCCGACGAACGGGAAACCCTCGACCGGTGGCTGACGGGCGCGCGATGA
- a CDS encoding TIGR00645 family protein yields MERTLERGLFASRWLMAPFYVGLALALAVLLAKFGQELLHFITHVFEATESQVILGILSLIDLSLTANLVLLVIFSGYENFVSRMDLKDQTERPEWMGKIDFSGLKLKLLASIVAISAIQLLKAFMDLGSASDRDLWWMVVVHAIFVGSGILLALSDWVSDHAHYIEAKAHILHKQHHVDETDEVADEQAPAAKANGH; encoded by the coding sequence ATCGAACGGACGCTCGAGCGCGGGCTGTTTGCGAGCCGCTGGCTCATGGCGCCCTTCTATGTGGGCCTGGCGCTCGCGCTCGCCGTGCTGCTCGCCAAGTTCGGCCAAGAGCTGCTGCACTTCATCACGCATGTGTTCGAAGCGACCGAGAGCCAGGTCATCCTTGGCATCCTGTCGCTGATCGACCTGTCGCTGACCGCAAACCTCGTTCTGCTGGTGATCTTCTCGGGCTACGAGAATTTCGTCTCGCGTATGGATCTTAAGGACCAGACCGAGCGCCCGGAATGGATGGGCAAGATCGACTTCTCGGGGCTCAAGCTGAAGCTGCTCGCCTCGATCGTGGCGATCTCGGCGATCCAGCTGCTGAAGGCCTTCATGGATCTCGGCTCCGCAAGCGACCGGGATCTGTGGTGGATGGTCGTCGTGCACGCGATCTTCGTCGGGTCCGGCATCCTGCTCGCGCTGTCCGACTGGGTCAGCGACCACGCGCACTACATCGAGGCCAAGGCCCACATCCTGCACAAGCAGCACCACGTCGACGAGACTGACGAGGTCGCCGACGAGCAGGCGCCTGCCGCGAAAGCGAACGGCCACTGA
- a CDS encoding chorismate mutase, giving the protein MNDSFTEKLGEIRREIDRIDEAMHLLLMERGAVIDRLVEVKRTSESGSAFRPQREADMMRRLAARHHGRLPLATAEHLWRTIIATFTHVQAPFAMHVEQGPDALEMHDLARFHVGFDVPLTGHATPGRVVAAVAGSTGDLGLVRINPEPVSAWWETLGGDGPQIMARLPFVRAEGHPAPTPALVIARPLGDAAASDVTVWSVVDDGDAELPEGAETLLTVVRNGRRSRLVAAFGSEPPAQGAARVGGYAAPAAI; this is encoded by the coding sequence ATGAACGACAGCTTCACAGAAAAGCTCGGCGAGATCCGTCGCGAGATCGACCGGATCGACGAGGCGATGCACCTGCTCCTGATGGAGCGCGGGGCGGTCATCGACCGGCTCGTCGAGGTCAAGCGCACGTCGGAATCCGGCTCGGCCTTCCGGCCGCAGCGCGAGGCCGACATGATGCGCCGGCTCGCGGCGCGGCATCACGGCCGCCTTCCGCTCGCCACCGCCGAACATCTGTGGCGCACCATCATCGCCACCTTCACCCACGTCCAGGCGCCGTTCGCGATGCATGTCGAGCAGGGCCCGGACGCGCTCGAAATGCACGATCTCGCCCGGTTCCATGTCGGCTTCGACGTGCCGCTCACCGGGCACGCGACCCCCGGCCGCGTGGTCGCGGCGGTCGCCGGCTCGACCGGCGATCTCGGTCTCGTGCGGATCAATCCGGAGCCGGTCTCCGCCTGGTGGGAGACGCTCGGGGGCGACGGTCCCCAGATCATGGCCCGGCTGCCCTTCGTGCGCGCCGAAGGGCATCCCGCCCCGACGCCGGCGCTCGTCATCGCGCGGCCGCTCGGCGACGCCGCGGCTTCGGACGTGACGGTCTGGTCCGTGGTGGACGACGGCGACGCCGAACTGCCCGAAGGCGCGGAAACGCTGCTGACCGTCGTGCGGAACGGCCGCCGCAGCCGGCTCGTGGCCGCATTCGGGTCCGAGCCGCCGGCGCAGGGCGCCGCGCGGGTCGGCGGCTACGCGGCGCCCGCCGCGATCTGA
- a CDS encoding histidinol-phosphate transaminase, with protein MSHPSAVAPQGAPKPRPGALAIDAYVPGASNAPVGVKLHKLSSNETPLGPSPKAIEAFRAAADKLEIYPEGTSRALREAIARANGLDADRIVCGAGSDELLSLLAYAYLGEGDEGLFTEHGFLVYKIAILAAGATPVIAPETALTADVDAILARVTDRTRVVFLANPNNPTGTYLPFDEVKRLHAGLPKSTLLVLDAAYAEYVRANDYAAGIELVSGAENVVMTRTFSKVFGLASLRIGWLYGPAGVVDALNRIRGPFNVAAPAIAAGAAAVADRAHLDAAIAHNTRWLGELTEGVRALGLEVTPSVANFILIHFPQEQGRTAADADAFLTARGLILRAVKSYGLPHALRLTIGSEEANRAVLAALAEFMASAARG; from the coding sequence ATGTCCCACCCATCCGCCGTCGCGCCTCAAGGCGCGCCAAAACCCCGCCCCGGCGCACTGGCGATCGACGCCTACGTGCCCGGCGCGAGCAACGCGCCCGTGGGCGTGAAGCTCCACAAGCTGTCGTCGAACGAGACGCCGCTTGGGCCGAGCCCCAAGGCGATCGAGGCGTTCCGCGCCGCCGCGGACAAGCTCGAGATCTATCCGGAAGGCACCTCGCGCGCGCTCCGCGAGGCGATCGCGCGCGCCAACGGGCTCGACGCCGACCGGATCGTCTGCGGCGCAGGCTCCGACGAGCTGCTGTCGCTGCTCGCCTACGCCTATCTCGGCGAGGGCGACGAGGGCCTGTTCACCGAGCATGGCTTCCTCGTCTACAAGATCGCCATTCTCGCGGCGGGCGCGACGCCCGTGATCGCGCCCGAAACGGCGCTGACCGCGGATGTCGACGCGATCCTCGCCCGCGTCACCGACCGCACCCGCGTGGTGTTCCTCGCCAATCCGAACAATCCGACCGGCACCTATCTGCCATTCGACGAGGTCAAGCGGCTGCATGCGGGCCTGCCGAAGTCGACGCTGCTGGTGCTCGACGCGGCCTATGCGGAATATGTCCGCGCGAACGACTACGCGGCTGGGATCGAACTGGTCTCGGGCGCGGAAAACGTCGTGATGACCCGCACCTTCTCGAAGGTCTTCGGGCTCGCGAGCCTTCGGATCGGCTGGCTCTACGGTCCGGCGGGCGTGGTCGACGCGCTGAACCGCATCCGCGGGCCGTTCAACGTCGCCGCGCCCGCGATCGCGGCGGGGGCCGCGGCGGTGGCGGACCGCGCGCATCTCGACGCCGCGATCGCGCACAACACGCGCTGGCTCGGCGAACTGACCGAGGGCGTGCGCGCGCTCGGGCTCGAGGTGACCCCGAGCGTCGCGAACTTCATCCTGATCCACTTTCCGCAGGAGCAGGGCCGCACCGCCGCCGATGCGGATGCGTTTCTCACCGCGCGAGGCCTCATTCTGCGCGCAGTGAAGAGCTACGGGCTGCCGCATGCGCTGCGCCTGACGATCGGCTCCGAGGAGGCGAACCGGGCCGTGCTCGCGGCGCTGGCCGAGTTTATGGCGAGCGCCGCGCGTGGCTGA
- a CDS encoding prephenate/arogenate dehydrogenase family protein gives MADALFERVAIIGVGLIGSSIAHALRRGGLAANIVVSDADPAVRARAATLGLGDEVAETAAEAAKSADLVVACVPIGACGAVAAEVGPSLKPGAILTDVGSVKGAVIRDMAPHVPAHAHFVPAHPIAGTENSGPDSGFAELFDGRWAIVVSENGADAGAVASVRAFWEGMGAKVDTMTAQHHDLVFAIVSHVPHLIAYNIVGTAADLEDVTQSEVIKYSASGFRDFTRIAASDPTMWRDVFLNNRDAVLQMLGRFTEDLTALQRAIRWGEGDKLFELFSRTRAIRRDIIEQGQDTAAPDFGRRTASLPTKN, from the coding sequence GTGGCTGATGCGCTGTTCGAACGGGTCGCCATCATCGGCGTCGGGCTGATCGGCTCGTCGATCGCGCATGCGTTGCGGCGGGGCGGCCTCGCCGCGAATATCGTCGTCAGCGACGCCGATCCCGCCGTGCGCGCCCGCGCGGCGACGCTCGGGCTCGGCGACGAGGTCGCGGAAACGGCGGCCGAGGCGGCGAAGAGCGCGGACCTCGTCGTCGCCTGCGTCCCGATCGGCGCCTGCGGCGCGGTCGCGGCCGAAGTCGGACCCAGCCTGAAGCCGGGCGCGATCCTGACCGACGTCGGATCGGTCAAGGGCGCGGTGATCCGCGACATGGCCCCGCACGTGCCGGCCCACGCGCATTTCGTGCCCGCGCACCCGATCGCCGGCACCGAAAACTCCGGCCCGGATTCCGGCTTCGCGGAGCTGTTCGACGGCCGCTGGGCGATCGTCGTCAGCGAGAACGGCGCGGACGCAGGCGCCGTCGCCAGTGTGCGCGCGTTCTGGGAGGGCATGGGCGCCAAGGTCGACACCATGACCGCCCAACATCACGATCTCGTCTTCGCGATCGTCAGCCATGTGCCGCATCTGATCGCCTACAACATCGTCGGCACCGCCGCCGACCTCGAGGACGTGACGCAGTCCGAGGTGATCAAATATTCGGCCTCCGGCTTCCGCGACTTCACCCGCATCGCGGCCTCCGACCCCACGATGTGGCGCGACGTCTTCCTCAACAATCGCGACGCGGTGCTGCAGATGCTCGGCCGCTTCACCGAAGACCTGACGGCGCTGCAGCGCGCGATCCGCTGGGGGGAGGGCGACAAGCTGTTCGAGCTGTTCAGCCGCACGCGCGCCATCCGGCGCGACATCATCGAGCAGGGCCAGGACACGGCTGCGCCCGATTTCGGGCGCAGGACGGCGTCGCTTCCAACGAAAAACTGA
- a CDS encoding septation protein A, with protein sequence MNKVADPSRAIHPAVKLALELGPLIVFFIANSRGNLFVATGAFMAATAVSLGVSWLLIRRLPIMPLVSGVVVMVFGGLTLALQDELFIKLKPTIVNLLFAGALFGGVAMNKPLLAVVFEQAFDLTHRGWMKLSIRWAWFFVFLALVNEVVWRTQTTDFWVAFKVWGIMPITMIFAIAQAPLLQRYSAGDAAAE encoded by the coding sequence ATGAACAAGGTCGCCGACCCGAGTCGCGCCATTCATCCCGCGGTCAAGCTCGCGCTCGAGCTCGGGCCGCTGATCGTATTCTTCATCGCCAATTCGCGCGGCAACCTGTTCGTCGCGACCGGCGCATTCATGGCCGCGACCGCGGTCTCGCTCGGCGTCTCCTGGCTGCTGATCCGGCGTCTGCCGATCATGCCGCTGGTGTCGGGCGTCGTGGTCATGGTGTTCGGCGGGCTGACGCTCGCGCTGCAGGACGAGCTTTTCATCAAGCTGAAGCCCACGATCGTGAACCTGCTGTTCGCGGGCGCGCTGTTCGGCGGCGTCGCGATGAACAAGCCGCTGCTCGCGGTCGTGTTCGAGCAGGCCTTCGACCTCACCCATCGCGGCTGGATGAAGCTGTCCATCCGCTGGGCGTGGTTTTTCGTGTTCCTGGCGCTCGTCAACGAGGTCGTCTGGCGCACCCAGACGACCGACTTCTGGGTCGCGTTCAAGGTGTGGGGCATCATGCCCATCACGATGATCTTCGCGATCGCCCAGGCGCCGCTGCTGCAGCGTTATTCGGCGGGCGACGCAGCCGCCGAATAG
- the mdoH gene encoding glucans biosynthesis glucosyltransferase MdoH codes for MRSSIDISPAPSLGSSRFSRLFSQRSTPTGAQSSASLAARRIAFAAAVLSTIAGLGFAFATVLAHGGWTIPEFVMFACFLASAPWIVIGFWNAVIGFALLRLCDDPVAVVAPCVLKAQAEDPVSARVAVVMCVRHEDPVRVVRRLDAVLRSLDATGHGRRFDVFVLSDSARPDLAAEEEAEIARWRAGLAEPDRVTYRRRLSNEGFKAGNIREFVVGRGRDYDLMITLDADSVMSGETILRLVRVMQANPKLGILQSVVIGLPARTVFARLFQFGMRASLRSYAMGEAWWTGDTGPYWGHNAAIRIKPFREHCHLPTVPGGPPLGGDVLSHDLYEAVLMRKGGYEVRVLPEEAGSWEDNPASLSEFLRRNLRWCQGNMQYLRLIGRPGLPLVGRVNLAIAILMYAGAPAWILFMAASAAQAWGPAPVIGGDGPAGPYPFVLSVGLLSAMMTLLFAPKIMGYLDVALSDAERRRYGGGGMFAAGAAAEGAFGMLFAPIVSFSVTAYLLRLFTLRRPVGWIAQDRDGKRTRWGEAVRMFWSTTLFGLLLGASLYASAPEVLPWAAPVLIAYVFAVPFAVASSLEAPDAAWPRRRLAAIPEEFDAPYEVRAVSAGPASAAGYAPPMEPFRFDAAPRGRSIYSAAASPAE; via the coding sequence ATGCGTTCGAGCATCGACATCTCGCCGGCTCCCTCTCTTGGCTCGTCCCGCTTTTCCCGGCTGTTTTCCCAGCGTTCGACGCCCACAGGCGCGCAGTCCAGCGCCTCGCTTGCGGCCCGGCGCATCGCCTTCGCCGCCGCCGTACTCTCAACCATTGCGGGGCTCGGCTTCGCGTTCGCGACCGTGCTGGCGCATGGCGGCTGGACCATCCCCGAATTCGTCATGTTCGCCTGCTTCCTGGCCTCCGCTCCCTGGATCGTGATCGGCTTCTGGAACGCGGTGATCGGCTTCGCGCTGCTGAGGCTCTGCGACGATCCGGTCGCGGTCGTGGCCCCGTGCGTGCTGAAGGCGCAGGCCGAAGACCCTGTCAGCGCGCGCGTCGCGGTGGTGATGTGCGTGCGGCACGAAGACCCGGTGCGTGTGGTCCGCCGGCTGGACGCGGTGCTGCGAAGCCTCGACGCCACCGGCCATGGACGCCGGTTCGACGTCTTCGTGCTCAGCGACAGCGCCCGGCCCGACCTCGCCGCCGAAGAGGAGGCCGAGATCGCGCGCTGGCGCGCCGGCCTCGCCGAGCCCGACCGCGTCACCTATCGCCGCCGTCTCTCCAACGAGGGCTTCAAGGCCGGCAACATCCGCGAATTCGTGGTCGGGCGCGGCCGGGACTACGACCTGATGATCACGCTCGACGCCGACAGCGTGATGTCGGGCGAGACCATCCTGCGCCTCGTGCGGGTGATGCAGGCCAATCCGAAGCTCGGCATCCTGCAGAGCGTGGTGATCGGCCTGCCGGCCCGCACCGTGTTCGCGCGGCTGTTCCAGTTCGGCATGCGCGCCAGCCTGCGCTCCTACGCCATGGGCGAGGCCTGGTGGACGGGCGACACCGGCCCCTATTGGGGCCACAACGCCGCGATCCGCATCAAGCCGTTCCGCGAGCACTGCCATCTTCCGACCGTGCCGGGCGGCCCGCCGCTCGGCGGCGACGTCCTCAGCCACGACCTCTACGAGGCCGTGCTGATGCGCAAGGGCGGCTACGAGGTCCGCGTGCTGCCCGAGGAGGCCGGCTCCTGGGAGGACAATCCGGCCTCGCTCTCGGAGTTCCTGCGCCGGAACCTGCGCTGGTGCCAGGGCAACATGCAGTATCTGCGGCTGATCGGACGACCGGGGCTCCCCCTCGTCGGCCGCGTCAATCTCGCGATCGCGATCCTGATGTACGCCGGCGCGCCGGCCTGGATCCTGTTCATGGCCGCGAGCGCCGCGCAGGCCTGGGGACCGGCGCCGGTGATCGGCGGCGACGGACCGGCTGGGCCTTATCCGTTCGTGCTGTCGGTCGGCCTGCTCAGCGCGATGATGACGCTGCTGTTCGCGCCGAAGATCATGGGCTATCTCGACGTCGCGCTGAGCGACGCCGAGCGCAGGCGCTATGGCGGCGGCGGCATGTTCGCGGCCGGCGCCGCGGCCGAGGGCGCGTTCGGCATGCTGTTCGCGCCGATCGTGTCGTTCTCGGTGACGGCCTATCTGCTGCGCCTGTTCACCTTGCGGCGACCTGTCGGCTGGATCGCGCAGGACCGTGACGGTAAGCGCACGCGCTGGGGCGAGGCCGTCCGGATGTTCTGGTCCACGACCCTGTTCGGGCTCCTGCTGGGCGCGTCGCTTTATGCGTCCGCGCCGGAGGTGCTGCCCTGGGCCGCGCCGGTGCTGATCGCCTACGTGTTCGCCGTCCCGTTCGCCGTGGCGAGTTCGCTGGAGGCGCCCGACGCCGCCTGGCCGCGCCGCCGGCTCGCGGCGATCCCGGAAGAGTTCGACGCGCCCTACGAGGTGCGGGCGGTGAGCGCCGGCCCCGCAAGCGCCGCCGGCTACGCGCCGCCGATGGAGCCGTTCCGCTTCGACGCGGCGCCCCGCGGCCGGTCGATCTATTCGGCGGCTGCGTCGCCCGCCGAATAA
- a CDS encoding glycosyltransferase family 4 protein — MARLVVASPEDATSRADGRRYEIRLLAELSARRHEATYLPLPQSFPIPSAEAVRTTLDRLRSVPSGTMLVVEGAAFCGLPADRLAALGRPVSALLRYPASLEPGLPPDAVAFLEASQRAAFGVAEVVIATSAATRSLLIERFGVPKEKLRVAEPGVDPSPRARGGGGDVPVILTVGAVLPRKNQLALARALGRLTDIGWRWRIVGPLEADVAYASALRDAVAEEGIADRVEFAGQLNQAGLAEAYDRADLFALPSYLEGYGMAYAEALARGLPVVAGAGEAAAALVSGAAGELVPPDDPATIAAALRNLLSEPDARARAARSARSVGTRLPRWFQCADVFEHLMEQAAARG, encoded by the coding sequence ATGGCCAGGCTCGTTGTCGCATCGCCCGAAGACGCAACGTCGCGGGCGGACGGGCGACGCTATGAGATCAGGCTGCTGGCGGAGCTCTCGGCGCGGCGCCACGAGGCGACCTATCTGCCGCTTCCCCAAAGCTTCCCGATTCCATCGGCCGAGGCGGTCAGGACGACGCTCGACCGGCTGCGGTCGGTTCCGTCCGGAACCATGCTGGTCGTCGAGGGGGCGGCTTTCTGCGGCCTTCCGGCCGACAGGCTGGCGGCGCTCGGGCGGCCGGTCTCAGCGCTGCTGCGCTATCCCGCCTCGCTCGAGCCCGGGCTGCCGCCGGACGCCGTCGCTTTCCTGGAGGCCTCGCAGCGCGCCGCGTTCGGCGTCGCCGAGGTCGTGATCGCGACCAGCGCCGCGACCCGCTCGCTGCTGATCGAACGGTTCGGGGTGCCGAAGGAGAAGCTCCGCGTCGCCGAACCCGGCGTCGATCCGTCGCCTCGGGCGCGCGGCGGCGGCGGGGACGTCCCCGTCATCCTGACGGTCGGCGCGGTTCTGCCCCGCAAGAACCAGCTGGCGCTCGCCCGCGCGCTCGGCCGATTGACCGACATCGGCTGGCGCTGGCGGATCGTCGGTCCGCTCGAGGCCGATGTCGCCTATGCGTCCGCGCTGCGCGACGCCGTCGCGGAGGAGGGGATTGCAGACCGGGTCGAGTTCGCCGGCCAGCTCAACCAGGCTGGGCTGGCGGAGGCCTATGACCGCGCGGACCTGTTCGCCCTGCCGTCCTACCTCGAAGGCTACGGCATGGCGTACGCCGAGGCGCTGGCGCGCGGCCTGCCGGTCGTGGCGGGGGCGGGCGAGGCGGCGGCCGCGCTGGTGTCGGGCGCCGCGGGCGAACTCGTTCCGCCGGACGACCCCGCGACGATCGCGGCGGCGCTTCGCAACCTGCTGTCTGAGCCGGACGCGCGGGCGCGGGCCGCCCGCTCGGCGCGCAGCGTCGGCACGCGGCTGCCGCGCTGGTTCCAGTGCGCCGACGTGTTCGAGCACCTGATGGAGCAGGCCGCCGCCCGCGGGTGA